The following coding sequences are from one Arcobacter nitrofigilis DSM 7299 window:
- a CDS encoding MFS transporter has translation MPLKKFNPDNIYNKLVNEEDARVCKAIDEKACKVVPGNFFLTLISYFFTKLADAISNTKIILPWIMHSLNVPVFLISFLVPIRESGSLLPQLFIAAYVRKLPIRKWTWVIGSILQALCIFAIGLVAWNLEGLNAGLAIIVLLILMSLARGLCSVAAKDVLGKTIPKTRRGALNGLSAMLAGVLVVALGVYFLLNGEKPFSSQNFGVLLFIAGIFWILASIIYSRINEFPGETHGGGNAFTVAIKKLSILKTDKPFRLFVITRALFLCSVLSAPFFVIIAKEHSNDDTYLLGLFILSSGLADLLSANFWGKFSDISSKRVMIVGATIATSVGFVVSFIYYFYSQLFSFIWIMPIIYFILSIGYQGIRIGRKTYIVDLAEGNKRTDYVAVSNTLIGVILLLSGSIGTLSSSIGVGGIILFLSLIGVLAIYLAKKLPEVQED, from the coding sequence ATGCCTTTAAAAAAATTTAATCCTGATAATATTTACAATAAACTTGTAAATGAAGAAGATGCAAGAGTTTGCAAAGCTATAGATGAAAAAGCATGCAAGGTGGTACCCGGTAATTTCTTTCTAACTCTTATTAGTTACTTCTTTACTAAACTCGCAGATGCAATTTCTAATACAAAAATAATTTTACCCTGGATAATGCATAGCTTAAATGTTCCTGTATTTTTGATTAGTTTTTTAGTTCCAATTAGAGAATCAGGCTCACTTCTTCCTCAACTTTTTATAGCAGCATATGTTAGAAAACTTCCTATTAGAAAATGGACTTGGGTAATTGGCTCAATTTTACAAGCCTTGTGCATCTTTGCAATTGGTCTTGTGGCTTGGAATTTAGAAGGATTAAATGCTGGTTTAGCAATTATAGTATTACTTATTCTTATGAGTTTAGCAAGAGGCTTGTGTTCAGTTGCAGCAAAAGATGTACTTGGTAAAACGATTCCGAAAACAAGAAGAGGTGCACTAAATGGACTTTCTGCAATGCTTGCAGGTGTTCTTGTTGTTGCACTTGGAGTTTATTTTTTATTAAATGGAGAAAAACCTTTTTCTTCTCAAAATTTTGGAGTACTACTTTTCATTGCTGGAATATTTTGGATTTTAGCATCAATTATATATTCACGAATAAACGAGTTTCCAGGAGAAACACATGGTGGAGGAAATGCCTTTACTGTTGCTATTAAAAAACTTTCAATTTTAAAAACTGATAAGCCCTTTAGACTTTTTGTTATAACAAGAGCACTATTTTTATGTTCAGTTTTAAGTGCGCCTTTTTTTGTAATCATAGCTAAAGAACACTCTAATGATGATACTTATTTATTAGGTCTTTTTATTCTTTCAAGTGGGCTTGCAGATTTATTATCTGCAAATTTTTGGGGTAAATTTTCAGATATATCTAGTAAAAGAGTTATGATTGTAGGAGCAACTATTGCCACGAGCGTAGGTTTTGTTGTATCTTTTATTTATTATTTTTATTCACAACTTTTCTCTTTCATATGGATTATGCCTATTATCTATTTTATTTTAAGTATTGGCTATCAAGGTATAAGAATTGGTAGAAAAACATATATCGTTGACTTAGCAGAGGGAAATAAAAGAACAGATTATGTTGCTGTTAGTAATACTCTAATTGGAGTAATTTTACTTTTAAGTGGTTCAATTGGAACTCTTAGCTCTTCAATTGGAGTTGGTGGGATTATTTTATTTTTATCTCTAATAGGAGTACTTGCGATATATTTAGCAAAAAAACTTCCTGAAGTTCAAGAAGATTGA